One genomic window of Candidatus Minimicrobia sp. QA0096 includes the following:
- a CDS encoding type B 50S ribosomal protein L31, with translation MKSSIHPQNYRPVVFSDEQAGFAFLTQSTAQTTETIKWEDGNEYPLVKVHISSASHPFFTGEEKIIDTEGRVDRFKARQAAAEARKAALANKAKKANAKKAAKTDSPKSDKKTK, from the coding sequence ATGAAAAGCAGTATTCACCCACAGAACTATCGCCCTGTCGTATTTAGCGACGAACAAGCGGGCTTCGCGTTCTTGACTCAGTCAACAGCGCAAACAACCGAAACCATCAAATGGGAAGACGGCAACGAATATCCATTGGTTAAGGTTCACATTTCATCAGCTTCACACCCATTCTTTACTGGTGAGGAAAAGATTATCGACACCGAAGGTCGTGTTGATCGCTTTAAGGCTCGTCAAGCAGCCGCTGAAGCTCGTAAAGCAGCTTTGGCAAACAAAGCAAAAAAAGCTAACGCTAAAAAAGCAGCTAAAACTGATTCTCCAAAATCAGATAAAAAGACTAAATAA
- the rpsB gene encoding 30S ribosomal protein S2: MSVKVDIKALLESGVHFGHKTSRWHPKMAPYIHSKRQDSHIIDLTKTVEALDKALPELTKIAASGRKVLFVGTKKQAKDVVREAAEKINQPYVVERWIGGMLTNGSTIAQQIKKLKNLEKRMASGDLEKRYNKLEVQRFQEEIDSLNMKYGGIKDLMGKPGAVVVVDALTDANAVREAQTLGVPVFAIVDTNVNPTGIDYVIPGNDDAVKGIQLLLDYFTAAVAEGAGSVKVEEKPAKKEEK; the protein is encoded by the coding sequence ATGTCTGTAAAGGTAGACATTAAGGCTTTGCTGGAGTCAGGTGTTCATTTTGGACACAAAACCAGCCGCTGGCACCCAAAGATGGCGCCATATATTCACAGTAAGCGTCAGGATAGTCACATTATTGACTTGACTAAGACCGTTGAAGCTTTGGATAAGGCTTTGCCGGAATTGACAAAGATTGCTGCATCAGGCCGCAAGGTTTTGTTTGTTGGTACTAAAAAACAAGCTAAAGACGTTGTTCGTGAAGCAGCTGAAAAGATCAACCAGCCATACGTAGTTGAGCGCTGGATTGGTGGTATGTTGACTAACGGTTCAACTATTGCTCAGCAAATTAAGAAGCTGAAGAATCTTGAAAAGCGAATGGCTTCAGGTGATTTGGAAAAGCGTTACAATAAGCTTGAGGTGCAGCGTTTCCAAGAGGAAATCGACAGCTTGAATATGAAATATGGCGGCATCAAGGATTTGATGGGCAAGCCAGGCGCTGTTGTTGTAGTTGACGCATTGACCGACGCAAATGCAGTTCGCGAGGCTCAAACTTTGGGCGTTCCAGTATTTGCAATTGTTGACACCAACGTTAACCCAACGGGAATTGATTACGTAATTCCAGGTAATGACGACGCCGTTAAGGGTATTCAATTGCTATTAGATTACTTCACCGCAGCTGTTGCTGAAGGTGCAGGTAGCGTAAAGGTTGAAGAAAAACCAGCTAAAAAAGAGGAGAAATAG
- the tsf gene encoding translation elongation factor Ts, giving the protein MGVSVDDIKKLRELTGVGLTDAKKALVEAEGDFDKALEAMRKKGLTKAEKKGDREAREGLIESYVHSGRIGVIVEVNCETDFVARLDDFKTLAHEIAMQIAAMSPKYVSEADIPAEEMERVKAELMASESLASKPEEMREKIVEGQLKKHFAEQVLMSQAYILDDSKTVEQHIKEAIAKLGENIVIRQFKRIELGVSE; this is encoded by the coding sequence ATGGGCGTTTCTGTTGACGATATTAAAAAATTGCGCGAATTGACCGGCGTAGGCTTGACTGACGCTAAAAAAGCTTTGGTTGAAGCTGAGGGCGATTTCGATAAAGCTTTGGAAGCTATGCGCAAAAAAGGCTTGACGAAAGCTGAAAAGAAGGGTGATCGTGAAGCCCGTGAAGGTTTGATCGAAAGTTATGTTCACTCTGGCCGAATCGGCGTTATCGTTGAGGTGAACTGCGAAACCGACTTCGTGGCTCGACTTGACGACTTTAAGACGTTGGCGCACGAAATTGCTATGCAGATTGCAGCGATGAGCCCAAAGTATGTTTCTGAAGCTGACATTCCAGCAGAGGAAATGGAGCGCGTTAAAGCTGAGCTTATGGCGAGCGAATCTTTGGCAAGCAAGCCTGAAGAAATGCGCGAAAAGATCGTTGAAGGTCAATTGAAGAAGCATTTTGCTGAGCAGGTTCTTATGAGCCAGGCTTACATCTTGGACGATTCTAAGACTGTTGAGCAACACATTAAGGAAGCAATTGCTAAATTGGGCGAGAATATTGTTATTCGTCAGTTCAAGCGAATCGAGCTGGGTGTAAGCGAATAA
- the recF gene encoding DNA replication/repair protein RecF (All proteins in this family for which functions are known are DNA-binding proteins that assist the filamentation of RecA onto DNA for the initiation of recombination or recombinational repair.), translating into MISKIKLYNFRSYHLHEAAFSNSGTVIVGPNGTGKTNLLEAVYVALRGSSFRGSLSDCMTLNAPQTIIHLEGDFGERRIKLDSISGKINKEFIINDNKSKALTRKNRLPVVLFEPSELRLISSSPSRRRDFLDGLIARLDPKYDTDLRAFNRTLLQRNELLKSHQEDSSIWRDNLFAWDIKFVQYATNIAQKRAKFLQINEPRIKNLYESLAGKDTQLSIEYGAIVPLENYDQALLNRLGKSREYEIVTGFTSAGPHREDFTIFLHDQPAIKVASRGEMRTIMLAFKLLELEMQTEISQSRPLILLDDVFSELDATREKLLQETIQNHQFIVTTTDARHQKDGCSIISTQ; encoded by the coding sequence GTGATTTCTAAGATTAAGCTATACAATTTCCGGTCTTATCATCTGCACGAAGCGGCTTTTAGTAATTCTGGGACGGTAATTGTTGGGCCAAACGGCACAGGAAAAACAAATCTGCTTGAAGCGGTTTACGTAGCTCTACGCGGCAGTAGTTTTCGAGGTAGCCTTAGCGATTGTATGACGCTGAATGCTCCGCAAACAATTATTCACCTGGAGGGCGATTTCGGCGAGCGACGTATTAAGCTTGATTCAATTTCCGGAAAAATCAACAAAGAATTCATCATCAATGACAATAAATCAAAGGCTTTAACCAGGAAAAATCGTCTGCCTGTCGTTTTGTTTGAGCCAAGCGAACTAAGATTAATTTCCTCCTCACCGTCCCGACGACGCGACTTTCTGGATGGCTTAATTGCCCGACTTGACCCCAAATACGACACGGATTTAAGAGCTTTCAATCGCACTCTTTTACAGCGCAACGAACTCTTAAAATCCCACCAAGAAGACTCATCAATTTGGCGTGACAATCTGTTTGCTTGGGACATAAAATTTGTCCAATACGCGACCAACATTGCCCAAAAACGAGCCAAATTTCTCCAGATAAACGAGCCCCGCATAAAAAATTTATACGAATCTTTGGCGGGAAAAGACACACAATTATCCATCGAATATGGAGCTATTGTACCTCTGGAAAATTACGACCAAGCCCTACTTAATCGCTTAGGAAAATCCCGCGAATATGAAATAGTCACAGGATTTACTTCGGCTGGCCCACACCGTGAAGATTTCACAATTTTCCTCCATGATCAGCCCGCTATTAAAGTTGCTTCACGTGGCGAAATGCGCACAATTATGCTGGCGTTCAAATTATTAGAGCTTGAAATGCAGACAGAAATTAGTCAATCTCGACCGCTAATTCTACTGGATGACGTTTTCTCGGAGCTAGACGCCACTCGCGAAAAACTCCTCCAAGAAACCATCCAAAATCACCAATTTATCGTCACCACGACAGATGCGCGCCACCAAAAAGACGGCTGCTCAATAATTTCCACACAATAA
- the frr gene encoding ribosome recycling factor, with protein MFDTNPYEEKMNAAFSFFQDELKKVRTGRAHAGMLDGIMVEAYGTKMPLNQVANVTAPEAQMLLVTPFDPSNITAISSAIRDNQSLGFNPSDDGRVVRVPVPALTEERRHQLVKQVSEKVEEARIAMRNIRQDALKDAKRMKDNKELSEDDLKRVEKEIDGLMSKMQTQIDEAFKAKEKDVLTV; from the coding sequence ATGTTCGACACAAACCCTTATGAAGAAAAAATGAATGCAGCGTTTAGCTTTTTTCAAGATGAATTGAAGAAGGTGCGAACGGGCAGGGCGCACGCTGGAATGCTTGATGGAATTATGGTTGAGGCTTACGGCACGAAAATGCCGCTTAATCAGGTTGCAAACGTAACCGCTCCAGAGGCACAAATGTTGTTAGTTACGCCATTTGACCCGAGTAATATTACAGCAATTTCTTCTGCAATTCGCGACAATCAAAGTCTAGGTTTTAATCCGTCTGACGATGGGCGAGTGGTTCGCGTTCCAGTTCCAGCTTTGACCGAAGAGCGCCGCCACCAACTGGTGAAACAGGTCAGCGAGAAGGTTGAGGAGGCTCGAATTGCGATGCGAAATATTCGTCAGGATGCCCTTAAGGACGCTAAGCGAATGAAGGACAATAAAGAGCTGAGCGAAGACGATTTGAAGCGTGTAGAGAAAGAAATTGACGGCTTAATGAGTAAGATGCAAACGCAAATTGACGAGGCGTTTAAGGCGAAAGAAAAGGACGTCTTGACTGTTTAA
- the uppS gene encoding polyprenyl diphosphate synthase — MSEDANLPRHIGFIVDGNRRWAKQHGLPTYEGHLAGYNALKDVALEVLHRGVKYASAYVFSTENWKRSEEEVRHLMKLLLNILKADLPIFIENEVRLRVVGSREGLSDQLIKAIDEAEKKTADLKNGELVLCLNYGGHLEIADAVKKIVQSGVSAEEITPELIAQNIYAPEVPPCDLIVRTSSEQRLSNFMLWRSAYSELMFVEKNWPDMTVEDVSVILEEYANRNRRFGK; from the coding sequence ATGAGTGAAGATGCTAATTTGCCGAGGCACATCGGGTTTATTGTTGATGGAAATCGGCGGTGGGCAAAACAGCATGGCTTGCCGACATACGAAGGACATCTGGCGGGCTATAACGCGCTAAAAGACGTGGCATTGGAGGTTCTTCATCGAGGTGTGAAATATGCGAGTGCTTACGTTTTTAGTACGGAAAACTGGAAGCGGTCAGAGGAAGAGGTCCGACATTTGATGAAATTACTATTGAACATACTGAAGGCTGATCTTCCGATATTTATTGAAAACGAGGTTCGCTTGAGGGTTGTTGGGTCCAGGGAAGGCTTGTCGGATCAATTGATCAAAGCGATTGACGAGGCTGAGAAAAAGACCGCCGATCTGAAAAATGGAGAACTGGTCTTATGCTTGAACTATGGCGGACATTTGGAAATTGCTGATGCGGTTAAAAAAATTGTTCAATCTGGAGTTTCTGCTGAGGAAATTACGCCCGAGTTGATTGCTCAAAATATATATGCGCCAGAGGTGCCGCCGTGTGATTTGATTGTCAGAACTTCTAGCGAACAGCGGCTCAGTAACTTTATGTTGTGGCGATCGGCGTACAGTGAGTTGATGTTTGTTGAGAAAAATTGGCCAGACATGACGGTGGAAGACGTGTCGGTGATTTTAGAGGAATATGCTAATCGGAATAGGCGGTTTGGAAAATGA